A stretch of the Vigna radiata var. radiata cultivar VC1973A chromosome 7, Vradiata_ver6, whole genome shotgun sequence genome encodes the following:
- the LOC106768741 gene encoding zinc finger protein BRUTUS-like At1g18910 isoform X1, which produces MDDGDPSLSDKEEENDEEDVADILLRIPIVDAPILVFVCFHKAFRSELDHLRLLAETASLENEPRRCRQLILQLQRRFQFLKLAHKYHCAAEDEVIFLALDAHVKNVVCTYSLEHNSTSELFGSVFHFLEELMVPKENISKLFQELVYCIGILQTYIYKHMLKEEKQVFPLLLEKLSTEEQASLVWQFICSVPILLLEEVLPWMVSFLSASKQSEFTQCLNEIAPMEKALQEVLVSWLRSNKQTFTETCFQSGEFQGVEGFLHIERSLELSSDRKSEETSSMTEVNGREIEDGANQVNVLHFWHNAIKKDLKEILKELYILRKSSCFQNLDSVLIQLKFFADVLVFYSNAQKKFFNPVLSKYAYGWLSKSIEQFLSESNIEDIQQLLFYNSESGIPLTKFVEKLCRKLESFVSGVNKQFAFQENEVFPIFRKNCRNGMQERLLCLSLHMMPLGLLKCVITWFSVRLSETESRSILYCIKKGNNSVCKAFSSLLHEWFRIGYSGKTSIEKFRLDLQNMFKRRCFKSPEQIKEAHGFSFLNSEQQLYKVFDQNSLSCSSSSASSNVNKHEIPYSIGINLHIFFPATVGKLYQYPALHAAELCSISFLDDPKPIDLIFFFHKAIKKDLEFLVLGSAQLEKNDKLLMDFQKRFHLIYFLHQIHSDAEDEIVFPALEARGKLKNISHAYTFDHKHEIEHFNKISHILDKMSRLHLSVSTTDSNVKEMGLMRYQHLCRKLQEMCKSMHTSLSNHINHEEIEIWPIIRKFFTNQEQGKIMGCMLGRIRAEILQDMIPWLMASLTQEEQHVSMFLWSMATKNTMFGEWLGEWWDGYSLAKVTEGSNDAPPQPVEPMEIISKYLSEEILNELQEESSATKSINFLEKDRVGDNVGLSNCNHNDKVKVHNAEKKDNQCSRSTNQFHDHDKHACNEVADFINPVVNVGKSSRLCDESGRYDRLLKLSQDDLETVIRRVSRDSCLDPQKKSYIIQNLLMSRWIISQQISCTEVGIKNDEPEFPGKHPSYRDPLKQIYGCKHYKRNCKLFAPCCNQLHTCIHCHNDESDHSIDRKSITKMMCMKCLMIQPISATCSTISCNLSMAKYYCRICKLFDDEREIYHCPYCNLCRVGKGLGVDYFHCMNCNACMSRSLMAHTCREKHLEDNCPICHEYIFTSCSPVKALPCGHVMHSTCFQEYTSFNYICPICSKSLGDMQVYFRMLDALLAEESISDEKSGQTQLQAILCNDCEKKGSTPFHWLYHKCPSCGSYNTRVL; this is translated from the exons ATGGACGACGGCGATCCTTCCCTGTCCGATAAAGAGGAGGAGAACGATGAGGAAGACGTGGCGGACATTCTGTTGCGAATTCCGATCGTCGATGCTCCCATACTCGTCTTTGTTTGCTTCCACAAGGCTTTTCGCTCTGAACTCGATCACCTTCGTCTCTTGGCGGAAACGGCGTCGTTGGAGAACGAGCCACGCCGTTGCCGGCAACTGATCCTTCAGCTTCAACGTAGGTTCCAGTTTCTGAAATTAGCACATAAGTATCACTGTGCTGCGGAAGACGAG GTTATCTTTCTTGCACTGGATGCTCATGTGAAAAATGTCGTTTGTACATATTCGCTTGAACATAACAGCACCTCGGAGCTTTTTGGATCTGTTTTCCACTTCTTGGAAGAGCTGATGGTTCCTAAAGAGAATATTTCGAAGCTGTTCCAAGAACTTGTGTACTGTATTGGTATCTTGCAAACCTACATCTACAAACATATgctgaaagaagaaaaacag GTTTTTCCCCTGTTGTTGGAGAAATTATCAACTGAAGAACAGGCCTCACTTGTGTGGCAATTCATATGTAGTGTTCCTATATTGTTGCTGGAGGAAGTTTTGCCATGGATGGTATCCTTCCTTTCTGCAAGTAAGCAATCAGAATTTACCCAGTGTTTAAATGAAATCGCTCCAATGGAAAAAGCCCTGCAAGAG GTTTTGGTTTCTTGGCTTAGAAGCAACAAACAAACCTTTACTGAGACCTGTTTTCAGAGTGGAGAATTTCAAGGTGTTGAGGGTTTCCTACATATAGAAAGATCACTAGAGCTGAGTTCTGATAGGAAAAGCGAAGAAACTTCAAGTATGACGGAAGTTAATGGTCGAGAAATAGAAGATGGGGCCAACCAGGTTAATGTCCTTCATTTTTGGCATAATGCCATCAAGAAAGATTTGAAAGAAATTCTGAAAGAACTTTACATACTAAGAAAATCCAGCTGTTTTCAGAATTTAGACTCAGTACTTATCCAACTAAAATTCTTTGCCGATGTCCTCGTCTTCTACAG CAACGCTCAGAAGAAATTCTTTAATCCTGTACTGAGTAAATATGCTTATGGCTGGTTGTCCAAGTCTATCGAACAATTTCTGAGTGAAAGTAACATTGAGGATATACAACAGTTGCTATTCTATAACTCAGAAAGTGGAATACCTTTGACCAAGTTCGTAGAGAAGCTTTGCCGAAAACTTGAATCATTTGTGTCAGGAGTCAACAAACAATTTGCTTTTCAAGAAAATGAG GTGTTTCCCATATTTAGAAAGAACTGCAGAAATGGAATGCAAGAGAGACTTCTATGCTTGAGCCTACATATGATGCCTCTGGGGTTGCTCAAATGTGTTATAACTTGGTTTTCAGTTCGATTGTCTGAAACAGAGTCCAGGTCCATTCTCTATTGCATAAAGAAAGGAAACAATTCTGTCTGTAAAGCTTTTTCATCATTGTTACATGAGTGGTTCCGCATTGGTTATTCAGGTAAAACCTCTATTGAAAAATTCAGACTAGACTtgcaaaacatgttcaaaagaAGATGCTTTAAGTCACCTGAACAAATTAAGGAAGCTCATggattttctttcttaaattctGAGCAGCAGCTTTATAAAGTCTTTGACCAGAATTCTTTGTCCTGTTCCTCCTCTTCTGCATCCAGTAATGTAAACAAGCATGAGATACCATATTCTATAGGAATTAATCTGCACATATTTTTTCCTGCCACAGTTGGGAAGTTATATCAGTATCCTGCATTACATGCAGCAGAACTATGTTCTATTTCCTTTCTTGATGATCCGAAACCAATTGacctaatatttttctttcacaaagcTATCAAGAAAGATTTGGAGTTCCTAGTTCTTGGCTCAGCCCAGCTAGAAAAAAATGATAAGTTGCTTATGGATTTCCAAAAACGATTCCAtctcatatattttcttcatcaaatccACAGTGATGCTGAGGATGAGATAGTTTTTCCAGCCTTGGAGGCAAGAGGAAAACTAAAAAACATTAGCCATGCCTACACTTTTGATCACAAACATGAAATTGAACACTTCAATAAAATATCTCACATCCTTGATAAGATGTCTAGATTACATCTTTCAGTTTCTACAACTGATTCAAATGTAAAGGAGATGGGACTGATGAGGTATCAGCATTTATGCAGGAAGCTGCAAGAAATGTGCAAATCCATGCATACATCGCTTTCCAATCATATAAACCATGAGGAAATAGAAATTTGGCCTATAATTAGAAAATTCTTCACAAATCAGGAGCAAGGGAAGATCATGGGATGCATGCTTGGAAGAATAAGAGCAGAAATATTACAAGATATGATACCTTGGCTAATGGCATCTTTGACACAGGAAGAACAACACGTTTCAATGTTCTTATGGTCCATGGCTACTAAAAATACAATGTTTGGTGAATGGTTAGGTGAATGGTGGGATGGGTACAGTTTAGCGAAGGTAACGGAGGGCTCAAACGATGCCCCTCCTCAGCCTGTTGAGCCAATGGAGATCATATCCAAATATTTATCTGAAGAAATTCTAAATGAATTGCAAGAAGAATCATCTGCCACCAAAAGCATAAATTTTTTGGAGAAGGATCGTGTTGGTGATAATGTTGGGCTGTCTAACTGCAACCACAACGATAAAGTTAAGGTTCACAATgcagaaaaaaaagataatcaaTGTTCAAGAAGCACAAATCAATTTCATGATCACGACAAACATGCTTGCAATGAGGTAGCAGATTTCATAAATCCGGTAGTGAATGTAGGTAAGTCGTCTAGGCTTTGTGACGAGTCTGGGCGTTATGACCGACTTTTGAAATTGAGCCAAGATGATTTGGAGACTGTGATAAGAAGGGTGTCTCGTGACTCTTGCTTAGATCCTCAGAAAAAGTCGTACATAATACAGAACCTACTGATGAG CCGTTGGATTATTAGCCAGCAGATCTCTTGTACCGAAGTCGGTATAAAAAATGATGAACCGGAATTTCCTGGGAAGCATCCATCGTACAGGGATCCTCTCAAACAAATCTACGGATGTAAACACTACAAGAGGAATTGTAAGCTTTTTGCTCCATGTTGCAACCAACTTCATACCTGCATACATTGTCATAACGACGAATCAGATCATTCAATTGATAG aaaatctATTACAAAGATGATGTGTATGAAGTGCTTGATGATTCAGCCAATCAGTGCCACATGCTCAACAATTTCTTGCAATTTATCGATGGCAAAATATTACTGCAGAATCTGCAAATTATTTGATGATGAAAG AGAAATCTACCATTGTCCTTACTGCAACCTGTGCCGAGTTGGAAAGGGTTTGGGTGTAGACTACTTTCACTGTATGAATTGCAATGCCTGTATGTCCCGTTCTCTTATGGCGCATACATGCAGGGAGAAACATTTAGAGGACAACTGTCCAATTTGTCATGAATATATTTTCACATCCTGCTCTCCTGTAAAAGCCCTCCCATGTGGTCATGTGATGCACTCAACATGTTTTCAG GAATATACAAGCTTTAATTATATCTGCCCCATATGTAGCAAGTCACTTGGAGACATGCAG GTATATTTTAGGATGTTAGATGCGTTATTGGCTGAAGAGAGTATTTCCGATGAGAAGTCAGGTCAAACTCAG CTGCAGGCTATATTATGTAATGACTGTGAAAAGAAAGGATCAACTCCCTTCCACTGGCTCTACCACAAATGCCCTAGCTGTGGTTCCTACAACACCAGAGTTCTATGA
- the LOC106768741 gene encoding zinc finger protein BRUTUS-like At1g18910 isoform X2, translated as MDDGDPSLSDKEEENDEEDVADILLRIPIVDAPILVFVCFHKAFRSELDHLRLLAETASLENEPRRCRQLILQLQRRFQFLKLAHKYHCAAEDEVIFLALDAHVKNVVCTYSLEHNSTSELFGSVFHFLEELMVPKENISKLFQELVYCIGILQTYIYKHMLKEEKQVFPLLLEKLSTEEQASLVWQFICSVPILLLEEVLPWMVSFLSASKQSEFTQCLNEIAPMEKALQEVLVSWLRSNKQTFTETCFQSGEFQGVEGFLHIERSLELSSDRKSEETSSMTEVNGREIEDGANQVNVLHFWHNAIKKDLKEILKELYILRKSSCFQNLDSVLIQLKFFADVLVFYSNAQKKFFNPVLSKYAYGWLSKSIEQFLSESNIEDIQQLLFYNSESGIPLTKFVEKLCRKLESFVSGVNKQFAFQENEVFPIFRKNCRNGMQERLLCLSLHMMPLGLLKCVITWFSVRLSETESRSILYCIKKGNNSVCKAFSSLLHEWFRIGYSGKTSIEKFRLDLQNMFKRRCFKSPEQIKEAHGFSFLNSEQQLYKVFDQNSLSCSSSSASSNVNKHEIPYSIGINLHIFFPATVGKLYQYPALHAAELCSISFLDDPKPIDLIFFFHKAIKKDLEFLVLGSAQLEKNDKLLMDFQKRFHLIYFLHQIHSDAEDEIVFPALEARGKLKNISHAYTFDHKHEIEHFNKISHILDKMSRLHLSVSTTDSNVKEMGLMRYQHLCRKLQEMCKSMHTSLSNHINHEEIEIWPIIRKFFTNQEQGKIMGCMLGRIRAEILQDMIPWLMASLTQEEQHVSMFLWSMATKNTMFGEWLGEWWDGYSLAKVTEGSNDAPPQPVEPMEIISKYLSEEILNELQEESSATKSINFLEKDRVGDNVGLSNCNHNDKVKVHNAEKKDNQCSRSTNQFHDHDKHACNEVADFINPVVNVGKSSRLCDESGRYDRLLKLSQDDLETVIRRVSRDSCLDPQKKSYIIQNLLMSRWIISQQISCTEVGIKNDEPEFPGKHPSYRDPLKQIYGCKHYKRNCKLFAPCCNQLHTCIHCHNDESDHSIDRKSITKMMCMKCLMIQPISATCSTISCNLSMAKYYCRICKLFDDEREIYHCPYCNLCRVGKGLGVDYFHCMNCNACMSRSLMAHTCREKHLEDNCPICHEYIFTSCSPVKALPCGHVMHSTCFQEYTSFNYICPICSKSLGDMQVYFRMLDALLAEESISDEKSGQTQAILCNDCEKKGSTPFHWLYHKCPSCGSYNTRVL; from the exons ATGGACGACGGCGATCCTTCCCTGTCCGATAAAGAGGAGGAGAACGATGAGGAAGACGTGGCGGACATTCTGTTGCGAATTCCGATCGTCGATGCTCCCATACTCGTCTTTGTTTGCTTCCACAAGGCTTTTCGCTCTGAACTCGATCACCTTCGTCTCTTGGCGGAAACGGCGTCGTTGGAGAACGAGCCACGCCGTTGCCGGCAACTGATCCTTCAGCTTCAACGTAGGTTCCAGTTTCTGAAATTAGCACATAAGTATCACTGTGCTGCGGAAGACGAG GTTATCTTTCTTGCACTGGATGCTCATGTGAAAAATGTCGTTTGTACATATTCGCTTGAACATAACAGCACCTCGGAGCTTTTTGGATCTGTTTTCCACTTCTTGGAAGAGCTGATGGTTCCTAAAGAGAATATTTCGAAGCTGTTCCAAGAACTTGTGTACTGTATTGGTATCTTGCAAACCTACATCTACAAACATATgctgaaagaagaaaaacag GTTTTTCCCCTGTTGTTGGAGAAATTATCAACTGAAGAACAGGCCTCACTTGTGTGGCAATTCATATGTAGTGTTCCTATATTGTTGCTGGAGGAAGTTTTGCCATGGATGGTATCCTTCCTTTCTGCAAGTAAGCAATCAGAATTTACCCAGTGTTTAAATGAAATCGCTCCAATGGAAAAAGCCCTGCAAGAG GTTTTGGTTTCTTGGCTTAGAAGCAACAAACAAACCTTTACTGAGACCTGTTTTCAGAGTGGAGAATTTCAAGGTGTTGAGGGTTTCCTACATATAGAAAGATCACTAGAGCTGAGTTCTGATAGGAAAAGCGAAGAAACTTCAAGTATGACGGAAGTTAATGGTCGAGAAATAGAAGATGGGGCCAACCAGGTTAATGTCCTTCATTTTTGGCATAATGCCATCAAGAAAGATTTGAAAGAAATTCTGAAAGAACTTTACATACTAAGAAAATCCAGCTGTTTTCAGAATTTAGACTCAGTACTTATCCAACTAAAATTCTTTGCCGATGTCCTCGTCTTCTACAG CAACGCTCAGAAGAAATTCTTTAATCCTGTACTGAGTAAATATGCTTATGGCTGGTTGTCCAAGTCTATCGAACAATTTCTGAGTGAAAGTAACATTGAGGATATACAACAGTTGCTATTCTATAACTCAGAAAGTGGAATACCTTTGACCAAGTTCGTAGAGAAGCTTTGCCGAAAACTTGAATCATTTGTGTCAGGAGTCAACAAACAATTTGCTTTTCAAGAAAATGAG GTGTTTCCCATATTTAGAAAGAACTGCAGAAATGGAATGCAAGAGAGACTTCTATGCTTGAGCCTACATATGATGCCTCTGGGGTTGCTCAAATGTGTTATAACTTGGTTTTCAGTTCGATTGTCTGAAACAGAGTCCAGGTCCATTCTCTATTGCATAAAGAAAGGAAACAATTCTGTCTGTAAAGCTTTTTCATCATTGTTACATGAGTGGTTCCGCATTGGTTATTCAGGTAAAACCTCTATTGAAAAATTCAGACTAGACTtgcaaaacatgttcaaaagaAGATGCTTTAAGTCACCTGAACAAATTAAGGAAGCTCATggattttctttcttaaattctGAGCAGCAGCTTTATAAAGTCTTTGACCAGAATTCTTTGTCCTGTTCCTCCTCTTCTGCATCCAGTAATGTAAACAAGCATGAGATACCATATTCTATAGGAATTAATCTGCACATATTTTTTCCTGCCACAGTTGGGAAGTTATATCAGTATCCTGCATTACATGCAGCAGAACTATGTTCTATTTCCTTTCTTGATGATCCGAAACCAATTGacctaatatttttctttcacaaagcTATCAAGAAAGATTTGGAGTTCCTAGTTCTTGGCTCAGCCCAGCTAGAAAAAAATGATAAGTTGCTTATGGATTTCCAAAAACGATTCCAtctcatatattttcttcatcaaatccACAGTGATGCTGAGGATGAGATAGTTTTTCCAGCCTTGGAGGCAAGAGGAAAACTAAAAAACATTAGCCATGCCTACACTTTTGATCACAAACATGAAATTGAACACTTCAATAAAATATCTCACATCCTTGATAAGATGTCTAGATTACATCTTTCAGTTTCTACAACTGATTCAAATGTAAAGGAGATGGGACTGATGAGGTATCAGCATTTATGCAGGAAGCTGCAAGAAATGTGCAAATCCATGCATACATCGCTTTCCAATCATATAAACCATGAGGAAATAGAAATTTGGCCTATAATTAGAAAATTCTTCACAAATCAGGAGCAAGGGAAGATCATGGGATGCATGCTTGGAAGAATAAGAGCAGAAATATTACAAGATATGATACCTTGGCTAATGGCATCTTTGACACAGGAAGAACAACACGTTTCAATGTTCTTATGGTCCATGGCTACTAAAAATACAATGTTTGGTGAATGGTTAGGTGAATGGTGGGATGGGTACAGTTTAGCGAAGGTAACGGAGGGCTCAAACGATGCCCCTCCTCAGCCTGTTGAGCCAATGGAGATCATATCCAAATATTTATCTGAAGAAATTCTAAATGAATTGCAAGAAGAATCATCTGCCACCAAAAGCATAAATTTTTTGGAGAAGGATCGTGTTGGTGATAATGTTGGGCTGTCTAACTGCAACCACAACGATAAAGTTAAGGTTCACAATgcagaaaaaaaagataatcaaTGTTCAAGAAGCACAAATCAATTTCATGATCACGACAAACATGCTTGCAATGAGGTAGCAGATTTCATAAATCCGGTAGTGAATGTAGGTAAGTCGTCTAGGCTTTGTGACGAGTCTGGGCGTTATGACCGACTTTTGAAATTGAGCCAAGATGATTTGGAGACTGTGATAAGAAGGGTGTCTCGTGACTCTTGCTTAGATCCTCAGAAAAAGTCGTACATAATACAGAACCTACTGATGAG CCGTTGGATTATTAGCCAGCAGATCTCTTGTACCGAAGTCGGTATAAAAAATGATGAACCGGAATTTCCTGGGAAGCATCCATCGTACAGGGATCCTCTCAAACAAATCTACGGATGTAAACACTACAAGAGGAATTGTAAGCTTTTTGCTCCATGTTGCAACCAACTTCATACCTGCATACATTGTCATAACGACGAATCAGATCATTCAATTGATAG aaaatctATTACAAAGATGATGTGTATGAAGTGCTTGATGATTCAGCCAATCAGTGCCACATGCTCAACAATTTCTTGCAATTTATCGATGGCAAAATATTACTGCAGAATCTGCAAATTATTTGATGATGAAAG AGAAATCTACCATTGTCCTTACTGCAACCTGTGCCGAGTTGGAAAGGGTTTGGGTGTAGACTACTTTCACTGTATGAATTGCAATGCCTGTATGTCCCGTTCTCTTATGGCGCATACATGCAGGGAGAAACATTTAGAGGACAACTGTCCAATTTGTCATGAATATATTTTCACATCCTGCTCTCCTGTAAAAGCCCTCCCATGTGGTCATGTGATGCACTCAACATGTTTTCAG GAATATACAAGCTTTAATTATATCTGCCCCATATGTAGCAAGTCACTTGGAGACATGCAG GTATATTTTAGGATGTTAGATGCGTTATTGGCTGAAGAGAGTATTTCCGATGAGAAGTCAGGTCAAACTCAG GCTATATTATGTAATGACTGTGAAAAGAAAGGATCAACTCCCTTCCACTGGCTCTACCACAAATGCCCTAGCTGTGGTTCCTACAACACCAGAGTTCTATGA
- the LOC106768741 gene encoding zinc finger protein BRUTUS-like At1g18910 isoform X3 — MDDGDPSLSDKEEENDEEDVADILLRIPIVDAPILVFVCFHKAFRSELDHLRLLAETASLENEPRRCRQLILQLQRRFQFLKLAHKYHCAAEDEVIFLALDAHVKNVVCTYSLEHNSTSELFGSVFHFLEELMVPKENISKLFQELVYCIGILQTYIYKHMLKEEKQVFPLLLEKLSTEEQASLVWQFICSVPILLLEEVLPWMVSFLSASKQSEFTQCLNEIAPMEKALQEVLVSWLRSNKQTFTETCFQSGEFQGVEGFLHIERSLELSSDRKSEETSSMTEVNGREIEDGANQVNVLHFWHNAIKKDLKEILKELYILRKSSCFQNLDSVLIQLKFFADVLVFYSNAQKKFFNPVLSKYAYGWLSKSIEQFLSESNIEDIQQLLFYNSESGIPLTKFVEKLCRKLESFVSGVNKQFAFQENEVFPIFRKNCRNGMQERLLCLSLHMMPLGLLKCVITWFSVRLSETESRSILYCIKKGNNSVCKAFSSLLHEWFRIGYSGKTSIEKFRLDLQNMFKRRCFKSPEQIKEAHGFSFLNSEQQLYKVFDQNSLSCSSSSASSNVNKHEIPYSIGINLHIFFPATVGKLYQYPALHAAELCSISFLDDPKPIDLIFFFHKAIKKDLEFLVLGSAQLEKNDKLLMDFQKRFHLIYFLHQIHSDAEDEIVFPALEARGKLKNISHAYTFDHKHEIEHFNKISHILDKMSRLHLSVSTTDSNVKEMGLMRYQHLCRKLQEMCKSMHTSLSNHINHEEIEIWPIIRKFFTNQEQGKIMGCMLGRIRAEILQDMIPWLMASLTQEEQHVSMFLWSMATKNTMFGEWLGEWWDGYSLAKVTEGSNDAPPQPVEPMEIISKYLSEEILNELQEESSATKSINFLEKDRVGDNVGLSNCNHNDKVKVHNAEKKDNQCSRSTNQFHDHDKHACNEVADFINPVVNVGKSSRLCDESGRYDRLLKLSQDDLETVIRRVSRDSCLDPQKKSYIIQNLLMSRWIISQQISCTEVGIKNDEPEFPGKHPSYRDPLKQIYGCKHYKRNCKLFAPCCNQLHTCIHCHNDESDHSIDRKSITKMMCMKCLMIQPISATCSTISCNLSMAKYYCRICKLFDDERYFLVFFSPQKHPTSTETTLVAFVTVLSGIYKL; from the exons ATGGACGACGGCGATCCTTCCCTGTCCGATAAAGAGGAGGAGAACGATGAGGAAGACGTGGCGGACATTCTGTTGCGAATTCCGATCGTCGATGCTCCCATACTCGTCTTTGTTTGCTTCCACAAGGCTTTTCGCTCTGAACTCGATCACCTTCGTCTCTTGGCGGAAACGGCGTCGTTGGAGAACGAGCCACGCCGTTGCCGGCAACTGATCCTTCAGCTTCAACGTAGGTTCCAGTTTCTGAAATTAGCACATAAGTATCACTGTGCTGCGGAAGACGAG GTTATCTTTCTTGCACTGGATGCTCATGTGAAAAATGTCGTTTGTACATATTCGCTTGAACATAACAGCACCTCGGAGCTTTTTGGATCTGTTTTCCACTTCTTGGAAGAGCTGATGGTTCCTAAAGAGAATATTTCGAAGCTGTTCCAAGAACTTGTGTACTGTATTGGTATCTTGCAAACCTACATCTACAAACATATgctgaaagaagaaaaacag GTTTTTCCCCTGTTGTTGGAGAAATTATCAACTGAAGAACAGGCCTCACTTGTGTGGCAATTCATATGTAGTGTTCCTATATTGTTGCTGGAGGAAGTTTTGCCATGGATGGTATCCTTCCTTTCTGCAAGTAAGCAATCAGAATTTACCCAGTGTTTAAATGAAATCGCTCCAATGGAAAAAGCCCTGCAAGAG GTTTTGGTTTCTTGGCTTAGAAGCAACAAACAAACCTTTACTGAGACCTGTTTTCAGAGTGGAGAATTTCAAGGTGTTGAGGGTTTCCTACATATAGAAAGATCACTAGAGCTGAGTTCTGATAGGAAAAGCGAAGAAACTTCAAGTATGACGGAAGTTAATGGTCGAGAAATAGAAGATGGGGCCAACCAGGTTAATGTCCTTCATTTTTGGCATAATGCCATCAAGAAAGATTTGAAAGAAATTCTGAAAGAACTTTACATACTAAGAAAATCCAGCTGTTTTCAGAATTTAGACTCAGTACTTATCCAACTAAAATTCTTTGCCGATGTCCTCGTCTTCTACAG CAACGCTCAGAAGAAATTCTTTAATCCTGTACTGAGTAAATATGCTTATGGCTGGTTGTCCAAGTCTATCGAACAATTTCTGAGTGAAAGTAACATTGAGGATATACAACAGTTGCTATTCTATAACTCAGAAAGTGGAATACCTTTGACCAAGTTCGTAGAGAAGCTTTGCCGAAAACTTGAATCATTTGTGTCAGGAGTCAACAAACAATTTGCTTTTCAAGAAAATGAG GTGTTTCCCATATTTAGAAAGAACTGCAGAAATGGAATGCAAGAGAGACTTCTATGCTTGAGCCTACATATGATGCCTCTGGGGTTGCTCAAATGTGTTATAACTTGGTTTTCAGTTCGATTGTCTGAAACAGAGTCCAGGTCCATTCTCTATTGCATAAAGAAAGGAAACAATTCTGTCTGTAAAGCTTTTTCATCATTGTTACATGAGTGGTTCCGCATTGGTTATTCAGGTAAAACCTCTATTGAAAAATTCAGACTAGACTtgcaaaacatgttcaaaagaAGATGCTTTAAGTCACCTGAACAAATTAAGGAAGCTCATggattttctttcttaaattctGAGCAGCAGCTTTATAAAGTCTTTGACCAGAATTCTTTGTCCTGTTCCTCCTCTTCTGCATCCAGTAATGTAAACAAGCATGAGATACCATATTCTATAGGAATTAATCTGCACATATTTTTTCCTGCCACAGTTGGGAAGTTATATCAGTATCCTGCATTACATGCAGCAGAACTATGTTCTATTTCCTTTCTTGATGATCCGAAACCAATTGacctaatatttttctttcacaaagcTATCAAGAAAGATTTGGAGTTCCTAGTTCTTGGCTCAGCCCAGCTAGAAAAAAATGATAAGTTGCTTATGGATTTCCAAAAACGATTCCAtctcatatattttcttcatcaaatccACAGTGATGCTGAGGATGAGATAGTTTTTCCAGCCTTGGAGGCAAGAGGAAAACTAAAAAACATTAGCCATGCCTACACTTTTGATCACAAACATGAAATTGAACACTTCAATAAAATATCTCACATCCTTGATAAGATGTCTAGATTACATCTTTCAGTTTCTACAACTGATTCAAATGTAAAGGAGATGGGACTGATGAGGTATCAGCATTTATGCAGGAAGCTGCAAGAAATGTGCAAATCCATGCATACATCGCTTTCCAATCATATAAACCATGAGGAAATAGAAATTTGGCCTATAATTAGAAAATTCTTCACAAATCAGGAGCAAGGGAAGATCATGGGATGCATGCTTGGAAGAATAAGAGCAGAAATATTACAAGATATGATACCTTGGCTAATGGCATCTTTGACACAGGAAGAACAACACGTTTCAATGTTCTTATGGTCCATGGCTACTAAAAATACAATGTTTGGTGAATGGTTAGGTGAATGGTGGGATGGGTACAGTTTAGCGAAGGTAACGGAGGGCTCAAACGATGCCCCTCCTCAGCCTGTTGAGCCAATGGAGATCATATCCAAATATTTATCTGAAGAAATTCTAAATGAATTGCAAGAAGAATCATCTGCCACCAAAAGCATAAATTTTTTGGAGAAGGATCGTGTTGGTGATAATGTTGGGCTGTCTAACTGCAACCACAACGATAAAGTTAAGGTTCACAATgcagaaaaaaaagataatcaaTGTTCAAGAAGCACAAATCAATTTCATGATCACGACAAACATGCTTGCAATGAGGTAGCAGATTTCATAAATCCGGTAGTGAATGTAGGTAAGTCGTCTAGGCTTTGTGACGAGTCTGGGCGTTATGACCGACTTTTGAAATTGAGCCAAGATGATTTGGAGACTGTGATAAGAAGGGTGTCTCGTGACTCTTGCTTAGATCCTCAGAAAAAGTCGTACATAATACAGAACCTACTGATGAG CCGTTGGATTATTAGCCAGCAGATCTCTTGTACCGAAGTCGGTATAAAAAATGATGAACCGGAATTTCCTGGGAAGCATCCATCGTACAGGGATCCTCTCAAACAAATCTACGGATGTAAACACTACAAGAGGAATTGTAAGCTTTTTGCTCCATGTTGCAACCAACTTCATACCTGCATACATTGTCATAACGACGAATCAGATCATTCAATTGATAG aaaatctATTACAAAGATGATGTGTATGAAGTGCTTGATGATTCAGCCAATCAGTGCCACATGCTCAACAATTTCTTGCAATTTATCGATGGCAAAATATTACTGCAGAATCTGCAAATTATTTGATGATGAAAG GTACTTCCTTGTATTTTTTTCCCCTCAAAAACATCCAACAAGTACAGAAACAACCTTAGTAGCATTTGTGACGGTACTTTCAGGAATATACAAGCTTTAA